From Candidatus Hydrogenedentota bacterium, a single genomic window includes:
- a CDS encoding sugar ABC transporter permease: protein MSLRGKEERRFIAVFLAPAFLLFTAFVFLPAVRALLYSLQKWDGLGEPRWVGLANFTRLLRDDTIFLTALGHNLMLFSIAGGLTIALALFFASVLSQRVHGAGLFRIVFFFPNVIAMVAIALLWILLYSTTDFGVINAMLVQVRDAALAVGLSFPGIDLPYPFLQSKHLMLSIIPMIVWSATGFYMVLFLAAMGGIPQSYYEAARLEGANHRQRFFHITLPLMREILVVAAVFMIISMMKYFDPVWVMENEIPTRESHVLATLLYQKVFTEFDMGYASAVAVLLFLIVLGASAFSLTWSRKERIEY from the coding sequence ATGAGCCTGCGCGGAAAGGAAGAGCGACGATTCATTGCGGTGTTTCTCGCGCCAGCGTTTCTGCTCTTCACGGCGTTCGTGTTTCTTCCCGCGGTGCGGGCGCTGCTGTACAGCCTCCAGAAGTGGGACGGCCTCGGCGAGCCCCGCTGGGTGGGCCTGGCGAATTTCACCCGGCTCCTGCGCGACGACACCATCTTCCTCACGGCGCTGGGGCACAACCTGATGCTTTTCTCCATCGCGGGCGGCCTTACCATCGCGCTGGCGCTCTTCTTCGCTTCGGTGTTGAGTCAGCGCGTTCATGGCGCGGGGCTCTTCCGCATCGTATTCTTTTTTCCGAATGTCATCGCCATGGTGGCCATCGCGCTGCTTTGGATCCTGCTGTACAGCACGACGGACTTTGGCGTGATCAACGCCATGCTTGTGCAAGTGCGCGATGCGGCGTTGGCGGTGGGCCTGTCCTTCCCCGGCATTGATCTGCCCTATCCTTTTCTTCAGTCGAAACACCTGATGCTTTCCATCATCCCCATGATCGTGTGGAGCGCCACGGGCTTCTACATGGTGCTCTTCCTGGCGGCCATGGGCGGCATCCCCCAGAGTTACTACGAGGCTGCGCGGCTGGAAGGCGCCAACCATCGCCAGCGGTTTTTCCACATCACCCTGCCGCTCATGCGGGAGATCCTCGTGGTCGCGGCGGTCTTCATGATCATCAGCATGATGAAGTATTTCGACCCCGTCTGGGTGATGGAAAACGAGATCCCCACTCGCGAGTCCCACGTGCTCGCCACGCTGCTCTACCAGAAGGTCTTCACCGAGTTCGACATGGGCTACGCGTCGGCGGTGGCGGTACTGTTGTTTTTGATTGTGCTCGGCGCGTCGGCGTTCAGTTTGACGTGGTCGCGCAAGGAACGC
- a CDS encoding fructosamine kinase family protein, with amino-acid sequence MADFLHEIVVRELGSAITAARPLSGGCIGEVSRLELADGRRVVAKVDRGKAPRLDIEGYMLRYLREHSALPVPEVLWSEPKALVMTFEPGDSHFSARGQVHAAELLAALHSVAAPDCGLERDTLIGGLHQPNPLTSSWIEFFREHRLLHMARLAHREGHLPAPLLARIERFAADLEKFIAEPPHPSLLHGDVWTTNVLAENHRITAFLDPAVYYGHPEVELAFTTLFGTFGPAFFEAYNALRPTEPGFFEVRRDLYNLYPLLVHVRLFGPSYLSGVAAAIARHGY; translated from the coding sequence ATGGCCGACTTCCTCCACGAGATCGTCGTCCGTGAACTCGGTTCGGCCATCACCGCCGCGCGACCCCTCAGCGGCGGCTGCATCGGTGAAGTCTCCCGGCTCGAACTGGCCGACGGCAGGCGCGTCGTGGCCAAGGTGGATCGCGGCAAGGCGCCTCGGCTCGATATCGAAGGCTACATGCTGCGCTACCTCCGCGAACACAGCGCCCTGCCCGTGCCCGAGGTGCTCTGGAGCGAGCCCAAAGCCCTCGTCATGACCTTCGAGCCCGGCGACAGCCACTTCAGCGCACGGGGGCAGGTCCACGCCGCGGAATTGCTCGCCGCCCTCCACAGCGTTGCCGCGCCCGACTGCGGCCTGGAGCGCGACACCCTCATCGGCGGACTCCACCAGCCCAACCCCCTCACGTCGTCGTGGATTGAGTTCTTCCGCGAGCACCGCCTCCTCCACATGGCCCGCCTCGCCCACCGTGAAGGCCACCTGCCCGCACCGCTCCTTGCCCGCATCGAGCGCTTCGCCGCCGACCTCGAAAAGTTCATCGCCGAGCCGCCCCATCCGTCCTTGCTCCATGGCGACGTGTGGACCACCAACGTCCTCGCGGAAAATCATCGCATTACCGCATTTCTCGACCCCGCCGTGTACTATGGGCACCCCGAAGTAGAGCTCGCCTTCACCACCCTCTTCGGCACCTTCGGCCCCGCCTTCTTCGAGGCCTACAACGCCCTTCGACCCACAGAGCCCGGCTTCTTCGAAGTCCGGCGCGACCTCTACAATCTCTATCCCCTCCTTGTCCACGTGCGCCTCTTCGGCCCGAGCTATCTGAGCGGCGTCGCCGCCGCCATCGCCCGCCACGGCTACTGA
- a CDS encoding DUF87 domain-containing protein encodes MGELEALRQVDFNWVVHPDLVWDDELPDAPGLHGNICDDIIDAARNLKGARPALGRLLLGPAGAGKTHLLAMLRRRASREGMTFVMADLTDVRDFFETLLLGFVVSLHQPDASGHTQLHSLFVRLIGALSSTVDPQDYVNRLAVQKPEGLSAAIADILRNLQVRDAIHTAKHRDVVRATVLLHARNFEVNSVGSTWLQGSQIEDDAKARFGFSTIRQKPSEIVQGLSWLASLCGPTIIAIDQLDPIIAYNRQAARAERVREEDESVELAKKILNDLCNGLGGLYSTTLRTVPVVTCLESSFGTLREFGLQSNLDRFEPPESLPPLGDVATAKAMIQLRLERAYAAQNFNPPHPTWPFAPTFFEGAVGLAPRELLKRCDGHRRACNGRGRVTELRAFTDSLVEPSGTPETTKWPELDERFQDLRGRADIPFLLEEGFEDERLARLLVTAAACLVKEAPPDDAHDVVVDSEFPGRNRIMPLHARIRKIELATGAEQHFCLRAMEKTHAISFQARLRAAMTSSGIDRKLGFRHLVLFRSNPLPGGEVTAKRLSDFYEKGGVLMAPEPDEIATLWALQQMSAEAHEAFDGWLIARKPAHNLRMLRSVRLNGAAGLEAQGGSDAPPDSGTPAAPPQATAPSGNDNVSGASDTTHATASPPAPPPQPKPSIAGVALPVGRQIIGGEPRGAELGLPLLELRKHTAIFAGAGSGKTVLIKRLVEEAALLGVPAIVIDTANDLAQLGDPWPDAPESLRPEEREKAERFFETTETVVWTPGLEGGNPLRLEPLPDFSALLGDVDALNDALAMAREALADIVAPGNRESTRNRLGVLTAALRFFAEQGGGNLENLVELLNDLPTGADANINDARKYASKMADALRSQLQIDPMLASGGDALDPAALFGLDPAPRRTRISVINFVGLPALDQQQQFLNRLAMTLFSWIKKHPADSGTLRGLLVLDEAKDFIPAMSKSPCRDSFMRLAAQARKYGLGLIFATQAPREIHNSIVTNCSTSFYGKGNAPAVINAIKELLQNKGAPGDDVARLAQGQFYVHNADVTRAPVKVATNLCLSHHREPLAPQFITELARRSRP; translated from the coding sequence ATGGGGGAACTCGAAGCGCTGCGTCAGGTCGACTTTAACTGGGTGGTTCACCCTGACCTTGTATGGGACGATGAACTGCCCGACGCGCCCGGTCTGCACGGCAACATTTGCGACGATATCATCGACGCCGCGCGAAATCTGAAGGGCGCCCGACCGGCATTGGGTCGGCTGCTGCTGGGTCCCGCCGGCGCCGGAAAAACACATCTTCTGGCCATGCTTCGCAGGCGAGCTTCCCGCGAGGGCATGACCTTCGTCATGGCGGACTTGACCGATGTGCGCGATTTTTTCGAGACCTTGCTGCTCGGTTTTGTGGTATCCCTTCATCAGCCCGATGCCTCCGGGCATACCCAATTGCATTCGCTGTTCGTGCGCCTGATCGGCGCGCTGAGCTCGACGGTAGATCCGCAGGACTATGTAAATCGCCTGGCCGTCCAGAAACCGGAGGGTCTCTCTGCGGCAATCGCCGATATCCTCAGGAATCTCCAGGTTAGGGACGCGATTCACACCGCCAAGCACCGGGATGTGGTTCGCGCGACCGTACTCCTTCACGCCCGCAATTTCGAAGTGAACAGTGTCGGCTCCACGTGGCTCCAGGGATCGCAGATCGAGGACGACGCGAAGGCCCGCTTCGGCTTTTCCACCATCCGCCAGAAGCCTTCGGAGATCGTTCAGGGTTTATCCTGGCTTGCGTCGCTCTGCGGCCCAACAATTATTGCCATTGATCAGCTCGACCCCATCATCGCCTACAATCGCCAGGCGGCACGCGCGGAACGCGTGAGAGAAGAGGACGAATCGGTCGAACTCGCAAAAAAGATTCTCAATGACCTCTGCAATGGACTCGGCGGCCTCTACTCGACAACGCTGCGCACCGTGCCCGTGGTCACCTGCCTGGAAAGCAGCTTTGGCACCTTGCGGGAATTTGGACTCCAAAGCAATCTGGATCGTTTTGAGCCGCCCGAATCACTACCTCCCCTTGGCGACGTCGCCACCGCCAAGGCGATGATCCAACTCCGATTGGAGCGCGCCTATGCCGCTCAGAATTTCAACCCGCCTCATCCCACATGGCCCTTCGCGCCAACTTTCTTCGAAGGCGCCGTGGGACTTGCGCCGCGCGAATTGCTGAAGCGTTGCGATGGGCATCGAAGAGCCTGTAACGGCCGCGGCCGCGTGACGGAGTTGCGGGCCTTTACAGATTCGCTTGTTGAACCGTCCGGGACACCGGAGACAACGAAGTGGCCGGAATTGGATGAACGCTTTCAGGACTTGCGCGGCCGGGCGGACATCCCGTTTCTTCTCGAAGAGGGTTTCGAAGACGAACGCCTCGCCCGCCTGCTGGTAACAGCGGCGGCATGCCTCGTCAAAGAGGCCCCGCCCGACGACGCGCATGACGTCGTGGTGGACAGCGAGTTTCCGGGTAGAAACCGCATCATGCCGTTGCATGCCCGCATTCGCAAGATCGAGCTCGCCACGGGTGCCGAACAACATTTCTGCCTGCGCGCGATGGAAAAGACCCACGCCATCTCATTTCAGGCGCGGCTGCGCGCCGCCATGACCAGTTCCGGCATCGACCGAAAGTTGGGTTTTCGGCACTTGGTTCTATTTCGATCAAATCCCCTGCCCGGGGGCGAGGTAACCGCGAAGCGCCTCTCGGACTTCTACGAGAAGGGCGGCGTTCTCATGGCTCCAGAGCCAGACGAAATCGCCACACTCTGGGCGCTCCAGCAAATGTCCGCCGAGGCGCATGAGGCTTTCGATGGTTGGCTGATTGCACGGAAACCAGCGCATAACTTGCGCATGCTGAGAAGTGTCCGGCTCAATGGGGCCGCCGGGCTGGAGGCCCAGGGTGGAAGCGACGCGCCACCGGATTCGGGTACCCCTGCCGCCCCCCCACAGGCAACGGCGCCGTCTGGCAACGACAACGTGTCCGGAGCGAGTGACACGACCCATGCGACCGCCTCGCCACCCGCACCCCCGCCGCAACCCAAGCCCTCGATCGCCGGCGTAGCATTGCCGGTGGGCCGCCAGATCATCGGAGGCGAGCCACGGGGAGCCGAGCTTGGATTGCCACTGCTCGAACTGCGGAAACACACGGCGATTTTTGCAGGGGCCGGTTCGGGAAAGACCGTGCTGATTAAGCGCCTCGTCGAAGAGGCCGCACTCCTGGGCGTGCCCGCAATCGTCATAGACACCGCGAACGACCTCGCCCAGCTCGGCGATCCGTGGCCCGATGCACCGGAGAGCTTGCGGCCGGAAGAACGGGAGAAAGCGGAGCGATTCTTCGAGACGACAGAGACCGTCGTCTGGACGCCGGGCCTCGAAGGCGGCAATCCCTTGCGTCTGGAGCCATTGCCGGATTTCAGCGCACTATTGGGGGACGTCGACGCGCTGAATGATGCGCTGGCCATGGCGAGGGAAGCGCTGGCCGATATCGTCGCGCCGGGAAATCGAGAATCAACACGCAACAGGCTCGGCGTGCTTACCGCCGCGCTTCGCTTTTTTGCGGAGCAGGGCGGCGGGAACCTGGAGAATCTTGTCGAACTCCTGAATGACCTTCCGACCGGCGCCGACGCCAACATCAATGATGCGCGCAAGTACGCTTCGAAGATGGCCGATGCGCTGCGCAGCCAGCTCCAGATCGACCCGATGCTGGCCAGCGGGGGCGACGCGCTCGATCCGGCGGCCTTGTTCGGGCTGGACCCCGCACCGCGTCGAACGCGGATCTCGGTAATCAATTTCGTCGGCCTTCCGGCACTCGACCAGCAGCAGCAATTTCTGAATCGGCTGGCGATGACTCTCTTCTCGTGGATTAAGAAACATCCCGCCGACAGTGGCACGCTGCGCGGTCTGCTGGTGCTGGATGAGGCGAAGGATTTCATACCGGCCATGTCAAAATCTCCCTGCCGGGACAGCTTCATGCGTCTGGCGGCACAGGCCCGCAAATACGGCCTCGGGCTCATATTCGCCACGCAGGCGCCCAGGGAAATTCACAACAGTATCGTGACCAATTGTTCGACCAGCTTTTACGGCAAAGGCAACGCTCCCGCCGTGATCAATGCCATCAAAGAATTGTTGCAGAATAAAGGCGCGCCGGGAGATGACGTGGCGCGACTGGCTCAGGGACAATTTTACGTGCATAATGCCGATGTAACGCGGGCGCCGGTTAAGGTGGCCACGAATCTTTGTCTCTCCCATCACCGGGAGCCGCTGGCGCCACAGTTCATCACGGAACTTGCCCGGCGCTCGCGCCCATAG
- a CDS encoding DUF559 domain-containing protein — translation MDSAPDFTEQTPLAAVSWPMGTDLGAAIDFLVQALAGLALARWPDWYGEIEPFSHPNADEGTKTDQDTPVIDRLGAATPTLNRVWVRHAVRRCRAGARPTLRQFTPAIQLQQLTLTLAQPELVLLLALEVADAMPEELHCFARVAAWVAGETGLRVAAFVPEMYRSASELDPISYCAINLDHPSPPDYATVAPHALKSTSSARVYGKSATGDEIPPTVAGNAAHRGPASLRRDEPLRLVVPPILGRPHPASPGEQLLALWLARDTELAPLFEYNVRVETSSGISFIVDLLWREGKLTVEVDGYGWHSSPHAFAADRHRDYRLLCDGYRTLRLPHDEVMDDPALQCEKIRDVVRTIRKEK, via the coding sequence ATGGACAGCGCGCCGGACTTTACAGAGCAAACACCGCTGGCGGCGGTTTCCTGGCCTATGGGGACGGATCTTGGCGCGGCCATCGATTTCCTGGTTCAGGCGCTTGCCGGGCTTGCCCTGGCCCGCTGGCCGGACTGGTACGGCGAGATCGAACCCTTTTCTCACCCGAATGCGGACGAAGGCACGAAAACAGATCAGGACACGCCGGTCATCGATCGCCTGGGAGCGGCCACGCCGACCTTGAACCGTGTCTGGGTGCGGCACGCAGTGCGCCGATGCCGCGCAGGTGCAAGGCCGACGCTTCGCCAATTCACGCCCGCCATACAGTTGCAACAGCTCACCCTGACCCTGGCGCAACCGGAACTGGTCCTGTTGCTGGCATTGGAAGTTGCCGACGCCATGCCTGAAGAACTGCACTGCTTCGCACGAGTCGCCGCATGGGTCGCCGGCGAGACGGGTCTGCGCGTCGCGGCCTTCGTGCCTGAGATGTACCGCTCGGCTTCGGAACTCGACCCGATCTCCTACTGCGCGATAAACCTCGATCACCCGTCTCCACCGGACTATGCAACCGTCGCACCTCATGCTCTCAAATCCACCTCCTCCGCGCGGGTTTACGGAAAAAGTGCAACTGGTGATGAGATTCCACCCACTGTTGCGGGAAATGCAGCGCATCGGGGCCCGGCGAGTCTCCGGCGTGACGAACCTTTGCGGCTGGTTGTACCACCCATTCTGGGGCGACCGCACCCGGCCAGCCCCGGCGAGCAGCTTCTGGCGCTTTGGCTCGCGCGCGATACCGAGCTGGCGCCCCTCTTCGAGTATAACGTGCGTGTGGAAACCTCCAGCGGCATCTCGTTTATTGTCGACCTGCTCTGGCGCGAAGGTAAATTGACAGTTGAGGTGGACGGTTACGGGTGGCATAGTAGTCCCCATGCGTTCGCCGCCGACCGCCACCGGGACTACCGCTTGTTGTGCGATGGCTACCGTACCCTGCGCCTGCCCCACGACGAAGTAATGGACGATCCGGCGCTGCAATGCGAAAAGATTCGCGATGTGGTCCGTACTATCCGGAAGGAGAAATAA
- a CDS encoding low molecular weight phosphotyrosine protein phosphatase: MSKINVLFVCLGNICRSPTAEGVFRQLVEREGLADTFFIDSAGTSGWHQGELPDARSMKEALRHGVDLSNQRSRAVVDADFTRFHYILAMDYANLKELKKRCPEKLQGRLALFTSFAPQLGIAEVPDPYYGGAQGFENVFRIAEASAKGLLQAILRDRALA; encoded by the coding sequence TTGTCGAAAATAAACGTCCTTTTTGTCTGTCTCGGCAATATCTGCCGCTCGCCTACCGCCGAGGGTGTATTCCGCCAACTTGTCGAGCGGGAAGGGCTCGCCGACACCTTCTTCATCGACTCCGCGGGCACCAGCGGCTGGCACCAGGGCGAGCTGCCCGATGCCCGATCCATGAAGGAGGCCCTGCGCCATGGCGTCGACCTGAGCAACCAGCGCTCCCGCGCCGTGGTCGACGCCGACTTCACCCGCTTTCACTACATTCTCGCCATGGACTACGCCAACCTGAAAGAGTTGAAGAAGCGCTGCCCCGAAAAGCTTCAGGGCCGCCTCGCCCTCTTCACTTCCTTCGCGCCCCAGCTCGGCATCGCCGAAGTGCCCGATCCCTACTACGGCGGTGCCCAGGGCTTCGAAAACGTCTTTCGCATCGCCGAGGCCAGCGCGAAGGGACTCCTCCAGGCCATCCTCCGCGATCGGGCCCTCGCCTGA
- a CDS encoding ATP-binding protein: protein MLQRNLLPMLQEAMEDTPVILLNGARQTGKSTLIQACTQALSEASYLTTDDATILAGAQHDPAGFLSTYGGTVIIDEVQRAPALFPAIKLLVDRDRRPGRFLLTGSANVLLLPQISESLAGRMEVMTLWPFSAGELAGQTEGFLSALFGPEPQFKAGKALDRAAYLQKIVEGGYPEALYRKSARRRDAWYGAYITTILQRDVRDLANIEQLSSLPRLLQLLASRSMGLANYSEISRALQMPLSTLKRYMALLEMTYLVQPVLPWSTNLGKRLVKSPKLMLCDTGLMAYLLGIDGTGKIPDIALGALVENYVALELRKQMSWYTGRLELFHFRERTGIEVDFILETPQGQVAAIEVKASGSVGTKDFKHLEFLQKEMGSRFQHGVVFYLGEKPVRFGERLVALPLSYLWAA, encoded by the coding sequence ATGCTACAGCGAAATTTACTACCCATGCTCCAGGAAGCCATGGAAGATACCCCCGTCATCCTCCTCAACGGAGCACGCCAGACCGGCAAGAGCACGCTCATCCAGGCCTGCACGCAGGCACTGTCCGAAGCGTCCTACTTGACCACGGACGACGCGACGATTCTCGCGGGAGCCCAGCACGATCCGGCTGGATTTCTATCGACGTATGGGGGCACGGTGATTATCGACGAGGTCCAGCGCGCCCCGGCGCTCTTTCCGGCCATCAAACTGCTGGTCGACCGCGACCGGAGGCCGGGTCGCTTCCTGCTCACAGGTTCGGCGAACGTGCTGCTTCTGCCCCAAATCAGTGAGTCCCTGGCGGGGCGGATGGAAGTGATGACCCTGTGGCCCTTTTCGGCGGGTGAGCTGGCGGGGCAAACCGAAGGCTTTCTTTCGGCCCTCTTCGGTCCCGAGCCGCAGTTTAAGGCCGGGAAAGCCCTGGACCGCGCGGCATACCTCCAGAAAATCGTCGAGGGGGGCTACCCCGAGGCGCTCTACCGCAAATCGGCGCGCCGACGCGATGCGTGGTACGGGGCCTACATCACCACGATCCTCCAGCGCGATGTGCGCGACCTGGCCAACATCGAGCAACTCTCCAGCCTGCCGCGCCTCCTTCAATTGCTGGCGAGCCGGTCCATGGGCCTCGCGAACTATTCCGAAATCTCTCGCGCGCTGCAAATGCCCCTCTCCACGCTAAAGCGATACATGGCGCTCCTGGAAATGACCTATCTCGTCCAGCCCGTGCTCCCGTGGTCCACCAACCTGGGCAAACGACTGGTGAAATCCCCCAAGCTGATGCTCTGCGATACCGGACTCATGGCCTACTTGCTCGGCATCGACGGCACGGGCAAAATCCCCGATATCGCCCTTGGTGCGCTGGTGGAGAACTATGTGGCCCTGGAATTGCGAAAGCAGATGAGCTGGTACACGGGCCGCCTGGAACTGTTTCACTTCCGCGAGCGGACGGGCATCGAAGTGGACTTCATTCTCGAAACGCCCCAAGGGCAGGTCGCAGCGATTGAGGTAAAGGCGTCGGGAAGCGTGGGGACGAAGGACTTCAAGCACCTGGAATTCCTGCAAAAAGAGATGGGGTCGCGCTTTCAACACGGCGTGGTCTTCTACCTGGGCGAAAAACCGGTGCGATTCGGCGAGCGGCTCGTGGCGCTACCCCTGAGCTACCTCTGGGCGGCATAG
- a CDS encoding ATP synthase subunit I: MESLNAFRAAVARYTLLLAFAGAAAAWPVDPNIAKGLLLGGFAGVVGFWITARNMSVLTTPGAEKLELYAFKWALIRLGCYGAAISLAWTFDRTTYHGLIATVLGILLVQVVMIGYGLLRRGGSAE, translated from the coding sequence GTGGAATCGTTGAATGCCTTTCGCGCCGCGGTGGCGCGTTATACCCTGTTGCTGGCCTTTGCCGGGGCGGCGGCGGCATGGCCGGTTGATCCGAACATCGCCAAGGGCCTCCTGCTGGGGGGCTTCGCGGGCGTGGTCGGCTTCTGGATCACGGCGCGGAACATGAGCGTGCTTACGACGCCGGGCGCGGAGAAGCTGGAGTTGTACGCCTTCAAGTGGGCGCTGATCCGGCTGGGCTGCTATGGCGCGGCGATTTCGCTGGCGTGGACCTTTGATCGGACCACTTATCACGGTTTGATCGCGACCGTTCTGGGTATTCTGCTGGTCCAAGTCGTGATGATAGGCTATGGTCTCCTGCGGCGAGGCGGAAGCGCGGAGTAA
- a CDS encoding extracellular solute-binding protein produces the protein MTIHPTYRFTAAALSLTALFSGCDAIVRNSTDPSITSPVEMAVFEGGYGIDWHQKIAGQFNEANGAQGIHVNLWGDPRVIEKVKPRLLRGDPPDLMIMNHLPIWRLVAAGKLAPLNEALDKPLPGDDRPWRERFIPGTLNTYTSDGQVYAIPSAFGAYTCWYDARLFREHGWAPPKTWAEFEALCESIKAAGIAPLAFQGKYPIYAWWTLQTLIHRCGGLVAINRINALEPGALTHPDVVRAAGMLQKMSAEYFQKGALAMTHTESQLQFINGQAAMIFCGLWLSNEMKESTPPSFEMRCFNVPAVEGGKGNPMLFNGAGWEYVYMSSTVRHPEATLEFLRYLVSPERAPDMGRSIGVISAMKGATPREAVTPPLQSALDMIEPAQGIFQIRLESLLLPWRVQVMQPATAKLLAGEVTPEEYCQMLEAGVMAAKAEPDAILPAPVLYDPIAFGEPS, from the coding sequence ATGACCATCCACCCCACATACCGCTTCACCGCCGCCGCGCTTTCCCTCACGGCACTGTTCAGCGGCTGCGACGCCATCGTGCGCAATTCCACCGACCCGAGTATCACGTCGCCGGTGGAAATGGCGGTCTTTGAGGGGGGCTATGGCATTGACTGGCACCAGAAGATTGCCGGGCAGTTTAATGAGGCCAACGGGGCGCAGGGAATCCACGTAAATCTCTGGGGCGACCCCCGGGTTATCGAGAAGGTGAAGCCGCGTCTGCTGCGGGGTGATCCACCGGACCTCATGATCATGAATCACCTGCCGATCTGGCGGCTGGTGGCGGCGGGCAAGCTTGCGCCGCTGAACGAGGCCCTGGACAAGCCCCTGCCGGGCGATGATCGGCCCTGGCGCGAACGGTTCATCCCGGGCACGCTGAACACCTACACCAGCGATGGCCAGGTCTACGCCATCCCCTCGGCCTTTGGCGCCTACACGTGCTGGTACGACGCGCGACTTTTTCGCGAGCATGGCTGGGCGCCCCCGAAGACGTGGGCGGAATTTGAGGCGCTGTGCGAATCTATCAAAGCGGCGGGCATCGCGCCGCTGGCCTTTCAGGGGAAATATCCCATCTATGCGTGGTGGACGCTTCAGACCTTGATCCACCGCTGCGGCGGGCTTGTCGCGATCAACCGCATCAACGCGCTGGAACCGGGCGCACTGACCCACCCGGACGTGGTGCGGGCGGCGGGAATGTTGCAGAAGATGAGCGCCGAGTATTTTCAGAAGGGCGCACTGGCCATGACCCACACGGAGAGCCAGCTCCAGTTTATCAACGGTCAGGCAGCCATGATCTTTTGCGGCCTGTGGCTTTCCAACGAAATGAAAGAGAGCACCCCGCCCAGTTTCGAGATGCGCTGCTTCAACGTGCCGGCGGTGGAGGGCGGCAAGGGGAATCCCATGCTCTTCAACGGCGCGGGCTGGGAATATGTCTACATGAGCAGCACGGTCCGCCACCCGGAAGCCACGCTGGAATTCCTCCGCTATCTCGTGTCGCCGGAACGGGCGCCGGACATGGGCCGGAGCATCGGGGTGATTTCCGCGATGAAAGGGGCCACGCCGCGCGAGGCCGTGACGCCCCCGCTCCAGTCCGCGCTGGACATGATCGAACCGGCCCAGGGCATCTTTCAGATCCGGCTGGAGAGCCTGCTGCTTCCCTGGCGCGTGCAGGTGATGCAGCCCGCGACGGCAAAGCTGTTGGCGGGCGAAGTCACACCGGAGGAATACTGCCAGATGCTGGAAGCGGGTGTGATGGCGGCGAAGGCCGAGCCCGACGCCATCCTTCCGGCGCCCGTGCTCTATGACCCCATCGCCTTCGGAGAGCCGTCATGA
- a CDS encoding SPFH domain-containing protein, whose protein sequence is MGIWDKITGELVDIIEWLDPTSDTMVHRFERHGNEIKHGAKLTVREGQVAVFINEGKIADVFNPGMYTLNTQNLPIISTLQSWRHGFESPFKAEVYFISTRRFTDLKWGTKNPIMLRDAEFGPMRLRMFGTYCMRVINPVAFVKEIVGTDGQFTKEEITEQLRNIIVARFSDLVAESKIPALDLASNYDELGKFASERLHDDFEAYGLDVTNLLVENVSLPPEVEAALDKRTSMGVIGNLQQYTQFQAANAMEAAAKNPGGDASGGMGMGMGFAMANQMANSFGQQQPQGAPAGPPPIPGQTNYFVAVNGQQTGPFAVALLKQQAQQGALTAETLVWAQGMASWVAAGQVPELAGIFQQGPPPLPE, encoded by the coding sequence ATGGGTATCTGGGATAAAATCACCGGCGAGCTGGTGGACATCATCGAATGGCTGGACCCGACGAGCGACACCATGGTCCACCGCTTCGAGCGGCACGGCAACGAGATCAAGCACGGTGCAAAGCTGACGGTGCGCGAGGGCCAGGTGGCGGTCTTTATCAACGAGGGCAAGATAGCGGACGTGTTCAATCCCGGCATGTACACGCTGAACACCCAGAACCTCCCCATCATCTCCACGCTCCAGAGCTGGCGTCATGGCTTTGAGAGCCCCTTCAAGGCCGAGGTTTACTTCATCAGCACGCGCCGTTTCACCGATCTGAAGTGGGGCACGAAGAACCCCATCATGCTGCGCGACGCCGAATTTGGACCCATGCGCCTGCGGATGTTTGGCACCTATTGCATGCGCGTCATCAATCCGGTGGCCTTCGTTAAAGAGATCGTGGGCACGGATGGCCAGTTTACCAAGGAAGAAATCACCGAGCAGCTTCGCAACATTATCGTGGCGCGCTTTTCGGATTTGGTGGCGGAGAGCAAGATCCCCGCGCTGGACCTGGCGTCGAACTACGACGAACTCGGCAAGTTCGCCTCGGAGCGGCTCCACGACGACTTTGAAGCCTACGGCCTCGACGTGACCAATTTGCTGGTGGAAAATGTCTCGCTACCGCCGGAAGTGGAAGCGGCGCTGGACAAGCGCACGAGCATGGGCGTCATCGGCAACTTGCAGCAATACACCCAATTCCAGGCGGCCAACGCGATGGAAGCCGCAGCGAAGAATCCGGGAGGCGACGCAAGCGGTGGCATGGGGATGGGCATGGGCTTCGCCATGGCCAACCAGATGGCGAACAGCTTTGGACAGCAGCAGCCACAGGGCGCACCCGCGGGACCGCCGCCGATTCCGGGCCAGACCAATTATTTTGTGGCCGTGAATGGCCAGCAGACGGGTCCTTTCGCCGTCGCGCTGCTGAAGCAACAGGCCCAGCAGGGCGCACTAACGGCGGAAACGCTGGTCTGGGCCCAGGGCATGGCCAGTTGGGTGGCCGCCGGACAGGTGCCGGAACTGGCCGGGATTTTCCAGCAGGGACCGCCGCCGTTGCCGGAGTGA